The Caulobacter sp. 73W region GCCATCACCTGCAGCTGGCGTTGAACAACGAGAGCCAGGGCATCCCGCTGATCCGCAAGGCCATCGGCTTCTCGGGCTATTCCGAGGGCTGGGGTCTCTACGCCGAGGAGCTGGCGGTGGAGATGGGCATGTACGAGACCGACAAGATGGGCCAGATCGGCATGCTGCACGACGCCCTGTTCCGCGCCGTGCGTCTCGTCGTCGACACCGGCCTGCACCACAAGGGCTGGAGCCGCGAACAGGCCATCAAGTACTACGTCGAGCAGATCGGCGACGAAGAGGGCGCGGCCACCCGCGAGGTCGAACGCTATTGCGTCTGGCCGGGCCAGGCCTGCAGCTACATGGTCGGCAAGATCACGTGGATGCGCCTGCGCGATAAGGCAAAGACCGCTCTGGGTCCGAAGTTCGACATCCGCAAGTTCCACGACGCTGGACTGCTGGCCGGGGGCACGCCCCTGACCACGCTGGAGAACGTCATCGACGGCTACATCGCGTCGGCCAAGGCCGCGTAAGACAGAGGGTGGACTATGGACCGTAGACAACTACTGCTGGGGGCGCTCGCGACCGCCCTGGCCAGCCCGGCGCTCGCCCGCGCCCAGGCCGGCTCCGAAGCGGCGAAGATGAACGCGCTCTTCGACCGGGTGATGCAGGAGACCCTGCAGCGCTATCCCGAATACGCTACCTCCCTGGGCCTCGACAAAGGCGCCATGGCGGGCCTGAAGGGGCGTCTGGGCGAGGTCTCGCTGAAGGCCCTGGCCAAGGACAAGGCCGACAACAGCCGCTACGTGACGGAGCTGAAGGCGATCGACCGCTCCAAGCTCTCGGGCATGGACGTCATCAACTACGACACCGTCCTCTTCACCCTCGAGACCTCGGACAAGGGCAACAAGGCGTTCAATTACGGCAACAGCGCTTCTGGCGCGCCGTACGTGCTCAGCCAGCTGACCGGCTCCTATCAGCAGATCCCGGACTTCCTGGACACCCAGCACGGCATCGAGACCGCCGCGGACGCCGAGGCGTACCTGTCGCGCCTGTCGGCCTTCGCCAAGGTGCTGGACGGGGAAGTCGAGATCGCTCGCCACGACGTGGGGGTCGGCGTCGTCCCGCCGGACTTCGCCATCGACCGAGCCCTGACAACCATGCGCAACATTCATGGCGAGCCGGCGTCTAAGTCGTCGCTGGTCCAGTCGGTGGTCCGCCGCACCAAGGCCAAGACCATCGCTGGCGACTGGGAAGCCCGCGCCACCAAGATCTATGAGGGTGAAGTCCTGCCGGCCCTGGGCCGCCAGATCGCCTTCATGGAGGAGATCCGCAAGTCGGCCGTCCATGACGCCGGCGTGTGGCGTCTGCCCAAGGGCGGCGACTACTATTCCGTCTCCCTGCTGAACTACACAACCGCGACCATCTCTCCCGACGAGATCCACGCCACGGGCCTGCGCTTGGTGGACAGCATCTCCAAGGAGATGGACGCGATCTTCAAGTCGCAGGGCATGAACGACGGCACGGTGGGCGCGCGCCTGCAGCAGTTGTCCAAGCGCCCCGACCAGCTCTACGCCAACACCGACGAGGCCAAGGTCGAGCTGATCAACGACCTGAACAAGCTGGTGAAGGAGATCGAGGTCAAGCTGGCCCCGTACTTCGGCCAGCTGCCCAAGGCGCCGTTGGAAATCCGCCGCGTGCCCAAGTCGATCGAGGCCGGCGCTCCGGGCGGCTACTACAACATCCCGACCCTGGATGGCTCGCGCCCGGGCATCTACTGGATCAACCTGCGCAACAGCGCCGAGAACCCCAAGTTCGGCCTCAAGACCCTGACCTATCACGAGGGGATTCCGGGCCACCACCTGCAGCTGGCTCTGAACAACGAGAGCCAGGGCATCCCGCTGATCCGCAAGGCCATCGGCTTCTCGGGCTATTCCGAGGGCTGGGCGCTCTATTCCGAGGAGCTGGCGGTCGAGATGGGCATGTACAAGGACGACCCGTTCGGCCACGTCGGCCAGCTTCAGGCCGCCCTGTTCCGCGCCGTCCGCCTTGTGGTCGACAGCGGCATGCACCACAAGAAGTGGAGCCGCGAGCAGGCGGTGAAGTACTTCGTCGACCACTTGGGCCAGGAAGAGGCCACGGCGGTCACCGAGATCGAGCGTTACTGCGTGTGGCCCGGCCAGGCCTGCAGCTACATGGTGGGCAAGCTCACCTGGCTGCGCCTGCGCGACAAGGCTCGCACGAGCCTCGGCGCCAAGTTCGACTACCGCAAGTTCCACGATGTCGGCCTGCTGTCCGGCGGCACGCCGCTGACGGTGCTCGAGAACGCCATCGACGGCTATATCGCCAGCGCCAAATCGGCCTGACGACAAGGGTTGCTCCGCCGGTCCGGCCCTTGTCGGGCCGGCGGTAAGCCCCGCTTCCAAAACCACTGAAAATCAGATCGGCGTCCTATGCGGACCTGTGACGCCGATGAAATCAAAATGGCCGGCCCCGCTGCTAAGCAAGCCGACCGTCCGCGTGACCAAATGGGGAGAGTATCTGATGGATCGTCGCGCCTTTCTGGCCAGCGCCGCCGCGACCGCCTTCGCCGGGCCGGCCCTGGCCCAGGCTTCGTCTTCCGCCGAAGCGGCAAAGATGAACGCCCTGTTCGACAGGATCATGCAGGAGCGGTTCCAGAACTCGCCCGGCTTCGCCACGCGCCTGGGCCTCGACAAGGGGCCTATGGCCGACCTGAAGGGCAAGCTGAGCGACATCTCGCTGGCCGCGCGCGCCCGCAACAAGGCCCGCGTCAGCCGTGAGTTGGCCGACCTGCGCGCTATCGACCGCAAGGCCCTGAGCGGCATGGACGCGGTGAACTACGACACCATCGAATTCACCCTGGCGGTCGACGCCGACGGCTACAACAAGTTCAACTACGGCGCGGACGCGGCGGGCGAGCCCTATGTGCTCAGCCAGCTAACCGGCTCCTACCAGCAGACGCCGGACTTCCTGGACACTCAGCATTCCATCGACACCGCGGCCGACGCCGAGGCGTATCTGTCGCGCCTGTCGGCCTTCGCCAAGAACCTGGACGGCGAGCTGGAGATCGCGCGCCACGACCTGGGTCTGGGCGTCCTGCCGCCGGACTTCGCCATCGACCGCGCCCTGGCCTCCATGGGCCAGATCGCCGGGGAGGGCGCCGACAAATCGGTGCTGGTCCAGTCGGTGGTGCGCCGCGCCGCCGCCAAGAACTTGGCCGGCGACTGGTCGGCCCGCGCGACCAGGATCTATGAAGGCGAGGTCGTCCCCGCCCTGAACCGCCAGATCGAGTTCCTGAAAGCCAACCGCGCAAAGGCCGTCCACGACGCCGGCTGCTGGCGTCTGCCCAAGGGCGACGAGTACTACGCCGTGTCCCTGAAGGGCGCGACGACCTCGGGCATCACGCCCGAAGACGTGCACCAGACCGGCCTGGAGCTGGTGAAGAGCATCTCGGCCGAGATCGACGTGCTGCTCAAGGGGCAGGGCATGACCCAGGGTTCCGTCGGCGCCCGTCTCAAGGCCCTGGGCGATGATCCGAAGCAGCACTACCCCAACACCGACGAGGGCAAGGAACAGCTGCTGGCCATGCTGAACGGCAAGGTCGAGGAGATCCGGGGCAAGCTGCCGCCGTACTTCGGCCAGCTGCCCAAGGCCCCGGTGGAGATCCGCCGCGTGCCCAAGGCGATCGAGGCCGGCGCACCGCGCGGCTACTACAACTCGCCCACCCTGGATGGTTCGCGCCCGGGCATATACTGGATCAACCTGCGCAACACGGCGGAGTTGCCGACCTTCACCCTGACCTCTCTGACCTATCACGAGAGCATTCCGGGCCATCACCTGCAGCTCGCCCTCAGCAACGAGAGCGACGCCATCCCGCTGATCCGCAAGGCCACCGGCTTCTCGGGCTACTCCGAAGGCTGGGCGCTCTATTCGGAGC contains the following coding sequences:
- a CDS encoding DUF885 family protein translates to MDRRQLLLGALATALASPALARAQAGSEAAKMNALFDRVMQETLQRYPEYATSLGLDKGAMAGLKGRLGEVSLKALAKDKADNSRYVTELKAIDRSKLSGMDVINYDTVLFTLETSDKGNKAFNYGNSASGAPYVLSQLTGSYQQIPDFLDTQHGIETAADAEAYLSRLSAFAKVLDGEVEIARHDVGVGVVPPDFAIDRALTTMRNIHGEPASKSSLVQSVVRRTKAKTIAGDWEARATKIYEGEVLPALGRQIAFMEEIRKSAVHDAGVWRLPKGGDYYSVSLLNYTTATISPDEIHATGLRLVDSISKEMDAIFKSQGMNDGTVGARLQQLSKRPDQLYANTDEAKVELINDLNKLVKEIEVKLAPYFGQLPKAPLEIRRVPKSIEAGAPGGYYNIPTLDGSRPGIYWINLRNSAENPKFGLKTLTYHEGIPGHHLQLALNNESQGIPLIRKAIGFSGYSEGWALYSEELAVEMGMYKDDPFGHVGQLQAALFRAVRLVVDSGMHHKKWSREQAVKYFVDHLGQEEATAVTEIERYCVWPGQACSYMVGKLTWLRLRDKARTSLGAKFDYRKFHDVGLLSGGTPLTVLENAIDGYIASAKSA
- a CDS encoding DUF885 family protein, with the protein product MDRRAFLASAAATAFAGPALAQASSSAEAAKMNALFDRIMQERFQNSPGFATRLGLDKGPMADLKGKLSDISLAARARNKARVSRELADLRAIDRKALSGMDAVNYDTIEFTLAVDADGYNKFNYGADAAGEPYVLSQLTGSYQQTPDFLDTQHSIDTAADAEAYLSRLSAFAKNLDGELEIARHDLGLGVLPPDFAIDRALASMGQIAGEGADKSVLVQSVVRRAAAKNLAGDWSARATRIYEGEVVPALNRQIEFLKANRAKAVHDAGCWRLPKGDEYYAVSLKGATTSGITPEDVHQTGLELVKSISAEIDVLLKGQGMTQGSVGARLKALGDDPKQHYPNTDEGKEQLLAMLNGKVEEIRGKLPPYFGQLPKAPVEIRRVPKAIEAGAPRGYYNSPTLDGSRPGIYWINLRNTAELPTFTLTSLTYHESIPGHHLQLALSNESDAIPLIRKATGFSGYSEGWALYSEQLAVEMGMYGADPLGHVGQLQGALFRAVRMVVDSGMHHKRWSREQAVKYFVDVLGWTEARGITEIERYSVWPGQASSYMVGKIVWLRTREKAKAALGSKFDLKAFHNAGLLSGSTPLTVLETAIDNYIAAAKTA